Proteins from one Mycobacterium sp. SMC-2 genomic window:
- a CDS encoding carotenoid oxygenase family protein — protein sequence MDVEIVGKFLSTLPEDDDHPYRTGPWRPQTTEWDADRLTAVEGEIPRDLDGIYLRNTENPLHPALKTYHPFDGDGMLHIVGFRDGKAFYRNRFVRTDGFLAENDAGGPLWPGLAEPVQLAKREEGWGARTRMKDASSTDVIVHRGVALTSFYQCGDLYRVDPYSGETLGKESWNGRFPTDWGVSAHPKVDNKTGELLFFNYSKQDPYMRYGVVDQSNELVHYVDIPLPGPRLPHDMAFTENYIILNDFPLFWDPALLEHDVHVPRFYPDMPSRFAILPRRGKTADVRWFEADPTFVLHFVNAYEDGDEIVLDGFFEGDPSPADTEGSKWDKLFRFLALDRLQSRLHRWRFNLTTGSVKEEQLSESITEFGTINPHYAAGDYRYVYAATGKPGWFLFDGLVKHDLRTGSQQEFSFGDGVYGSETAMAPRVGATAEDDGYLVTLTTDMNTDASYCVVFDAGRIADGPVCKLRLPERISSGTHSTWAPGEQLRRWGTAEAAPSAVGL from the coding sequence GTGGACGTTGAGATCGTCGGCAAGTTCCTGTCCACGCTGCCCGAGGACGACGACCACCCGTACCGGACCGGACCGTGGCGTCCCCAGACCACCGAATGGGACGCCGACCGCCTCACCGCCGTGGAGGGCGAAATCCCGCGCGACCTGGATGGCATCTACCTGCGCAACACCGAGAACCCGTTGCACCCGGCGCTCAAGACGTACCACCCGTTCGATGGCGACGGCATGCTACACATAGTGGGCTTTCGAGATGGAAAAGCCTTCTACCGCAACCGCTTCGTCCGCACCGACGGCTTTCTGGCGGAGAACGACGCCGGCGGGCCGCTGTGGCCGGGGCTGGCCGAGCCCGTGCAATTGGCCAAGCGCGAGGAGGGCTGGGGCGCTCGCACCCGGATGAAGGACGCGTCGAGCACCGACGTCATCGTCCACCGGGGCGTGGCGCTGACCAGCTTCTACCAGTGCGGCGACCTGTACCGGGTCGATCCGTATTCGGGTGAAACCCTGGGCAAGGAGAGCTGGAACGGCCGCTTCCCCACCGACTGGGGTGTGTCAGCGCACCCGAAAGTCGACAACAAGACGGGCGAACTGCTGTTCTTCAACTACAGCAAGCAGGACCCGTACATGCGGTACGGCGTCGTCGACCAGAGCAACGAGCTGGTCCACTACGTCGACATCCCCCTGCCCGGACCGCGGCTGCCGCATGACATGGCCTTCACCGAAAACTACATCATTCTCAACGATTTCCCGTTGTTCTGGGACCCCGCCCTGCTCGAGCATGACGTGCACGTGCCGCGCTTCTATCCCGACATGCCGTCGCGCTTCGCGATCCTCCCCCGCCGCGGTAAAACCGCCGACGTCCGATGGTTCGAGGCGGACCCCACGTTCGTGTTGCACTTCGTCAACGCCTACGAGGACGGCGACGAGATCGTGCTCGACGGTTTCTTCGAGGGCGATCCCTCCCCGGCCGACACCGAAGGATCTAAGTGGGACAAGCTGTTTCGGTTCCTGGCACTGGACCGCCTGCAGTCGCGGCTGCACCGGTGGCGCTTCAACCTGACCACCGGCAGCGTGAAGGAAGAGCAACTGTCCGAGTCCATCACCGAATTCGGCACCATCAACCCCCACTACGCCGCCGGCGACTACCGCTACGTCTATGCCGCGACCGGCAAACCGGGTTGGTTCCTGTTCGACGGCCTGGTCAAACACGACCTGCGCACCGGAAGCCAGCAGGAGTTCTCCTTCGGTGACGGCGTCTACGGAAGCGAAACGGCGATGGCCCCGCGGGTCGGCGCCACCGCCGAGGACGACGGCTACCTCGTCACCCTCACCACCGACATGAACACCGACGCCTCCTACTGCGTGGTCTTCGACGCCGGCCGGATCGCCGACGGCCCGGTCTGCAAACTCCGACTGCCGGAACGTATTTCCAGCGGCACCCATTCGACCTGGGCGCCCGGCGAACAGCTGCGGCGCTGGGGCACCGCGGAGGCTGCGCCGAGCGCGGTCGGGCTCTGA